One stretch of Leadbetterella byssophila DSM 17132 DNA includes these proteins:
- a CDS encoding UvrD-helicase domain-containing protein: MEKDTLFTIYSSSAGSGKTFTLTREYISTVLAAQEDDYFKRILAMTFTNEAAEQMKERIISTLKGLANQDGAAEAYKEQIQDATGLSDEDLARKSRKVLHEILQNYNDFAIKTIDSFVNQVIQSFAIDLKLPYNYEIVLDTNTLIEEAVNRLTDKVGQDEELTLLYSDFAEGILENEGSWNNLREEIIKFAKVIYDTNNGHAATKNLHLTQKDINVIRKQITDYIKDVDNRIKKGSERLRQLLAKINSDHFVGKSRGIYSLLEDLSAKEIDLLKFSVNKTAQLALDTGNWEKQPSENIEELKAITYDILPLVLDEKLKLFKTINKELLKVPFINKIKGEIDNILKEKNQAILADFNDRIAQIVSEEPVPFIYERIGEKYNHIFIDEFQDTSTTQFLNLLPLIENSLAKGYQNLIVGDPKQAIYSWRGGNVLLMVDLIQAEAQNNFSTANLSEHQSDQIKVVKKNTGVEELVTNRRSRGGLIHFNNELFQFIIDREIDPISHLVFSSVKQEVYEKNKIGGYTEVEAVDSDQVQEKLLNLINELTLVEGSSDSKYSFSDICIITRKRDEGKICADILSQNNIPIRTDDALLLNSYYEVRFLVAGLRLAMHPERTFEKFEFLQFYSFLFDATGFDLKALSRAHYSEYLAFFKAKGIDLEGFSSLDPYQMTEFLIARFKLLELGKNTQFVLAFLDFVLNFTNKVSKNLFDLLKEWENKKVNLALTSPPSDAVTITTIHKSKGLEYEVVIVPFINWSVGPTGKEKLWIKLPDYPEFYSEEKRLETFPLSPGVKYEFAQETISYYKQMTKIENLNLLYVALTRAKQRQYLWLVPKNKKYGIGEYLLQFIGKADKNCFGEKAHISSKKVEIKSEKAEFPPAFGTDKKLNVIWRPDTQELEIGNLFHDAMQRIQFAEEVDAILDKMLIEGQIEDKESLKSDIDKVVNHPKLKDLYSSRAQIKNETEILSSTTQARRPDRVVFFEDKVYILDYKTGKKSKYHAKQLKDYASLLRQMGHHSIVLYLIYLHPFEVVEVN; this comes from the coding sequence ATGGAAAAGGACACACTATTTACCATTTATTCCTCTTCTGCAGGATCCGGAAAGACTTTTACTTTAACTCGGGAATACATTAGTACGGTATTGGCCGCTCAAGAGGACGATTACTTCAAAAGAATCCTAGCGATGACCTTTACGAATGAAGCTGCAGAGCAGATGAAGGAAAGGATCATATCTACCTTAAAAGGATTAGCAAACCAAGACGGTGCAGCAGAGGCGTATAAGGAACAAATTCAGGATGCTACTGGTCTCTCCGACGAGGATTTGGCCAGGAAATCCCGTAAAGTCCTCCATGAGATCTTGCAGAATTACAATGATTTTGCCATAAAGACCATTGATAGTTTTGTCAATCAGGTGATTCAATCCTTTGCTATAGACTTGAAATTACCTTACAACTATGAGATTGTTCTGGACACCAATACTTTGATCGAAGAAGCGGTCAATCGTCTCACCGATAAAGTGGGTCAAGATGAAGAACTGACACTACTTTATAGTGACTTTGCTGAAGGTATTCTTGAAAACGAGGGCTCGTGGAACAATCTACGAGAAGAGATAATAAAATTTGCCAAAGTAATTTATGATACAAACAATGGCCATGCCGCCACAAAAAATCTACATCTGACCCAGAAAGACATAAATGTCATTCGTAAACAGATCACTGATTACATAAAAGACGTGGATAACCGTATCAAAAAAGGGTCTGAACGTTTAAGACAACTTTTAGCTAAAATCAATTCTGATCACTTTGTAGGTAAATCTAGAGGCATATATTCCCTTTTAGAAGACCTTAGCGCCAAAGAGATTGACCTACTTAAATTTTCGGTAAATAAGACAGCACAATTGGCCTTAGATACAGGAAACTGGGAAAAACAACCTAGCGAGAATATTGAGGAGTTAAAGGCTATAACCTATGATATTCTCCCCTTAGTCCTGGACGAAAAGCTGAAGCTTTTTAAGACCATCAACAAAGAATTATTAAAAGTACCTTTTATAAATAAGATCAAAGGAGAGATTGATAATATACTCAAAGAGAAAAATCAAGCCATTCTAGCTGATTTCAATGATAGAATAGCGCAAATAGTTTCTGAAGAACCTGTCCCCTTCATATATGAAAGAATAGGAGAAAAATACAATCATATCTTCATTGATGAATTTCAAGACACCTCCACTACGCAATTTTTAAACTTACTTCCTTTAATTGAAAACTCCTTAGCAAAGGGATATCAAAACCTGATTGTAGGCGACCCTAAGCAGGCCATCTACAGTTGGCGGGGAGGTAATGTTCTCCTCATGGTGGACCTGATACAGGCTGAAGCTCAGAACAATTTTTCTACTGCGAATTTGTCTGAACACCAATCAGATCAAATCAAAGTGGTGAAAAAAAATACGGGGGTCGAAGAACTGGTCACAAATAGAAGAAGCAGAGGAGGATTGATCCATTTCAACAATGAGCTTTTTCAATTCATCATAGATAGGGAAATTGACCCTATTAGTCATCTGGTCTTTTCCAGTGTGAAGCAAGAGGTATATGAGAAAAACAAAATAGGCGGTTATACAGAAGTTGAGGCAGTAGATAGTGACCAAGTACAAGAAAAGTTGCTTAACCTGATCAATGAATTAACTCTTGTAGAAGGGTCCTCAGATTCTAAATATTCTTTTAGCGATATTTGTATCATCACTAGGAAGCGGGACGAAGGTAAGATTTGTGCAGACATATTATCTCAAAACAATATTCCCATCAGAACAGATGATGCCTTATTATTGAACAGTTATTATGAGGTTCGCTTTTTAGTAGCCGGATTGCGTTTAGCCATGCATCCGGAAAGAACGTTTGAAAAGTTTGAATTTCTTCAATTCTACAGTTTTCTGTTTGATGCCACAGGTTTTGATCTGAAGGCACTTTCAAGGGCTCACTATTCTGAATATTTAGCTTTCTTTAAGGCAAAAGGCATTGACCTAGAAGGTTTCAGCTCTCTAGATCCTTATCAAATGACTGAGTTTCTTATTGCCCGGTTCAAGCTATTAGAACTAGGAAAGAATACTCAGTTCGTGCTGGCCTTCCTAGATTTTGTCTTAAACTTCACCAATAAGGTTTCCAAAAATCTTTTTGATTTACTCAAAGAATGGGAGAATAAGAAAGTCAACTTAGCTCTGACATCTCCACCCTCAGATGCAGTAACCATCACTACCATCCACAAATCCAAAGGGCTGGAATATGAGGTAGTTATTGTCCCATTCATAAACTGGAGCGTAGGACCAACGGGAAAAGAAAAACTATGGATAAAATTACCGGATTACCCTGAATTTTACTCCGAGGAAAAAAGATTAGAAACCTTTCCTTTGAGCCCTGGTGTCAAGTATGAGTTCGCACAAGAGACCATATCCTACTATAAACAAATGACCAAGATTGAGAATCTCAATCTACTCTATGTGGCCTTGACCCGTGCAAAACAGCGACAATACCTTTGGTTGGTTCCTAAAAATAAAAAATACGGAATAGGAGAATACTTACTGCAATTTATTGGCAAAGCAGATAAGAATTGCTTTGGAGAAAAAGCACATATTTCGAGTAAAAAAGTAGAAATCAAAAGCGAAAAGGCTGAGTTTCCACCGGCATTTGGAACTGACAAGAAACTGAATGTCATCTGGAGACCGGATACTCAGGAATTGGAGATAGGAAATCTTTTCCACGATGCCATGCAAAGGATTCAATTTGCAGAGGAGGTAGACGCTATTTTGGACAAAATGCTAATAGAGGGACAAATTGAAGACAAAGAAAGCCTCAAATCAGATATAGATAAGGTGGTAAATCACCCTAAATTAAAAGATTTATACTCTAGTCGCGCCCAGATAAAAAATGAAACTGAAATCCTTTCCAGTACTACTCAAGCCCGAAGACCTGACCGCGTGGTTTTCTTTGAAGACAAGGTGTACATATTGGACTATAAAACGGGGAAGAAAAGCAAATACCATGCAAAACAATTGAAGGATTATGCCAGTCTTTTACGTCAAATGGGTCATCATTCCATAGTCCTCTACCTCATCTATCTTCATCCATTTGAAGTAGTAGAGGTAAATTAG